From the Fibrobacter sp. genome, the window TTGTTTTATATTACGTAGTCAAATACGATTTATTACGTAATATAAACGTTTAATTACGTGTTTTATTGTATTTACTTGAGTTTTTGGGGTAGGATCTCAAACTCCTTCTCCATAATAGCTCGAGCGTACTTGAAGATTGATCTGACTGTCGGATCACTCTCGACACCTCTTACCTTGTCAACCATGCGCTCAAATGCCTTGCGGTCTTTGACCAGCAGGTCAGCCAGAGGACGTTTGATCAGATTGAGGTAGTTCTGACCGTGCTCATCATCAAAGATGCGATTGAGGATCACGATGAAGGCATTGTATAACTGAGATGCCTCAAGCACAGCGGTATTGTTGTTTCCGTCAAGGACGGTAGCCTTTTTAGTCACCTTGGCTACCTCCTTCTCGTGGATCCTGAACCACAGTCTCTCGTTCGATGGACGTCCGCCAGAGGACTTTTTGTCTTCGTCCTTCCTGTAGCACTCGAAATAGACATCGCAGGATCCTGCGTCATACAGCTCCTTCATCTCCACTTCTGCAGGAGTAATAACCTTCCTGATGAAGTCGTAGAGACGCGTGAACTTGGGTTTCTGAACGAAGGTCTTGTTGACCTTACGCACGGCTGTTTCGTTCAGACCAAACCACTCTCGCAGGTCTGCCACATCGAGGAAGAATTCTTTTTCCTTTCTTCGGCGATACTGTTGTATGAATTCGTAGAACCTCTCCGTGTACTTGCCAGTGAACTGGCGTGCAATGGAGGCGTTGTACGTGGTATAGCACCCCCCGTCTTTGGCTTGGATCAAGTAAGGAACAAAATCGTGGTTGAGATCAACGGAAAAGGTCTTTGTCTGTGCATCGTACTTCGTTTTTCCGACGATGTTGACGTATTCCCAGGATCCTTTCTCATCGAGCTTGTATAGACCCTCCC encodes:
- a CDS encoding replication initiation protein, which gives rise to PRNQQIKPMIEKSTNIKQQNVITQSKRIWTPLMTTCFVQILGEFEQRYEWWREAKPKTSLGDHDYSILCHYDFFAKEIDETHIKNIEKAMLALAREGLYKLDEKGSWEYVNIVGKTKYDAQTKTFSVDLNHDFVPYLIQAKDGGCYTTYNASIARQFTGKYTERFYEFIQQYRRRKEKEFFLDVADLREWFGLNETAVRKVNKTFVQKPKFTRLYDFIRKVITPAEVEMKELYDAGSCDVYFECYRKDEDKKSSGGRPSNERLWFRIHEKEVAKVTKKATVLDGNNNTAVLEASQLYNAFIVILNRIFDDEHGQNYLNLIKRPLADLLVKDRKAFERMVDKVRGVESDPTVRSIFKYARAIMEKEFEILPQKLK